In a single window of the Acipenser ruthenus chromosome 20, fAciRut3.2 maternal haplotype, whole genome shotgun sequence genome:
- the LOC131698816 gene encoding uncharacterized protein LOC131698816, translating to MDRVMSQEKHPKLKLKRKKSVVHGESADLFKNSKEGSKTDLYETTRKVTFLEEKTESTFSCDAGAWWDKTDLTENLWASTLKSVYPDLKQSTWEPVPDLPAFAPKAWLKQEYPKLDDCIGGCKAWTPFPSVCEPAIYPDLGTELKTAIKGEVPVELAKHGLSEPNQPEDSSTSKGEATGETARLRSNETYRTDHGNETEYHHHHHQRKPSRSSGPTGGRSESTSTDRTPSSRVAGPQRPAENLAAGFRSSEEAQSVKKSEDAIKKQLPVLEVGDVDSCITIEDSSSDESPMRADHSVETPRKHGNAANHERVDGKSDGRLSIESCPMCLQQFPAGFTQLETDCHLAKCLSEMNEDIEW from the exons ATGGATCGAGTCATGTCTCAAGAAAAGCACCCTAAACTAAAActaaagagaaagaaaagtgtTGTGCATGGAGAGAGCGCAGAcctatttaaaaacagcaaagaaGGAAGCAAAACTGACCTTTATGAAACAACACGTAAAGTCACATTCCTAGAAGAGAAGACAGAAAG CACATTCAGCTGTGATGCTGGTGCATGGTGGGATAAAACTGACCTGACTGAGAATCTGTGGGCTTCCACGTTGAAGTCTGTCTATCCAGACCTGAAGCAGAGTACATGGGAACCAGTACCAGATTTACCTGCTTTTGCACCCAAG GCTTGGTTAAAGCAAGAATATCCCAAGCTGGATGATTGCATTGGAGGCTGCAAAGCATGGACTCCATTCCCATCAGTGTGTGAGCCAGCAATTTACCCTGACCTAGGCACTGAGCTGAAGACTGCGATTAAAGGAGAGGTTCCTGTGGAGCTTGCAAAACATGGCCTGAGCGAACCCAACCAGCCTGAAGATTCATCGACTTCCAAAGGTGAAGCCACGGGAGAGACAGCTAGGTTGAGGAGTAATGAGACCTACAGAACCGATCACGGAAACGAAACagaatatcatcatcatcatcatcaacgtAAACCTTCTCGATCATCGGGGCCGACGGGAGGAAGATCAGAAAGCACATCGACTGACAGAACTCCCAGTTCCAGAGTGGCTGGTCCTCAAAGACCTGCTGAGAATCTCGCAGCAGGGTTTCGCTCATCAGAAGAAGCCCAAAGTGTAAAAAAATCAGAAGATGCGATCAAAAAGCAGCTGCCTGTGTTGGAGGTGGGAGATGTTGACAGCTGTATTACAATAGAAGACTCAAGCTCAGATGAATCCCCGATGAGGGCAGATCATTCTGTTGAAACTCCACGTAAGCATGGTAATGCTGCTAATCATGAAAGAGTGGATGGGAAATCAGATGGAAGGTTATCCATTGAGAGCTGCCCCATGTGTCTACAACAGTTTCCTGCAGG atttaccCAGCTGGAAACTGACTGCCACCTTGCCAAGTGCCTGTCCGAAATGAATGAAGACATTGAATGGTAA